The Cloacibacillus sp. An23 genome segment ACGGTAATAGAAAGCGACCTCCACCCGGGAGGACAGCTCGTCAAACAGACCCACAAATTCTTCGGCTCGCGCGACGAATACGCGGGAACCAGAGGCTTCAAAATAGCCGGCATACTCCTGGACGAGATAGCCGCCCTCGGGGACAAAGTGACCATAAAATGCAACTCCACAGTAACGGGCTACTACCCAGAAGACGGAGTCTACACCGTAATGGAAGGCGAAGAAGACTACTACAGGGTAAAAGCCAAAAAAGCCGTAA includes the following:
- a CDS encoding FAD-dependent oxidoreductase → MKKVYETDLLVVGGGAAGLCAAAEAAGAGAKVTVIESDLHPGGQLVKQTHKFFGSRDEYAGTRGFKIAGILLDEIAALGDKVTIKCNSTVTGYYPEDGVYTVMEGEEDYYRVKAKKAV